The Setaria italica strain Yugu1 chromosome IX, Setaria_italica_v2.0, whole genome shotgun sequence genome has a window encoding:
- the LOC101773364 gene encoding ras-related protein RABA2a, with amino-acid sequence MARRPASWEQGGDEYDYLFKVVLIGDSGVGKSNLLSRFTKNTFALDSKSTIGVEFATRTLQVENKTIKAQIWDTAGQERYRAITSAYYRGAVGALLVYDVTKVMTFENVKRWLKELRDHADSNIVVMLIGNKIDLRHLRSVAVEDAASFAESEGLFFIETSALDATNVEKAFQTVLAEVYRVISKKPLSSEESGSGSGNIRGGQSIQVSATNSSTLTSRCCSS; translated from the exons ATGGCTCGGCGGCCGGCGTCGTGGGAGCAGGGCGGCGACGAGTACGACTACCTCTTCAAGGTGGTGCTCATCGGCGACTCCGGCGTCGGCAAGTCCAACCTGCTCTCCCGCTTCACCAAGAACACCTTCGCCCTCGACTCCAAGTCCACCATCGGCGTCGAGTTCGCCACCCGCACCCTCCAG GTGGAGAATAAGACTATAAAAGCTCAAATATGGGACACTGCTGGCCAGGAGAGATATCGAGCAATTACAAGTGCTTACTATCGTGGAGCTGTAGGGGCATTGCTAGTCTATGATGTCACTAAAGTAATGACATTTGAGAATGTGAAGCGGTGGCTGAAGGAGCTCCGGGACCATGCTGACTCAAACATTGTTGTCATGCTCATTGGTAACAAGATCGACCTTAGGCATCTCCGTTCTGTTGCGGTTGAGGATGCTGCAAGCTTTGCAGAGAGTGAAGGGTTGTTTTTCATCGAGACCTCTGCACTTGATGCAACAAATGTTGAGAAGGCTTTTCAAACTGTGCTAGCTGAGGTCTACCGAGTTATCAGCAAGAAGCCCCTGTCATCTGAGGAGTCTGGATCAGGGTCTGGTAATATCAGAGGGGGACAATCCATTCAAGTGTCAGCCACAAATTCTAGCACCCTTACATCACGGTGCTGCTCTTCTTAG
- the LOC101773782 gene encoding phosphatidylinositol N-acetylglucosaminyltransferase subunit A isoform X2, with product MDGTKHRILMVSDFFFPNFGGVESHIYYLSQCLLKLGHKVVVMTHAYGNRSGVRYVTNGLKVYYVPWRPFLMQNTLPTLFLTLPIVRTIIIREKISVVHGHQAFSTLCHEALMHARTMGYKVVFTDHSLYGFADAGSIHMNKVLQFTLADIDQAICVSHTSKENTVLRSGISPEKVFMVPNAVDTAMFTPSPKRLSCDEIVIVVISRLVYRKGADLLVEVIPDVCRLFPKVRFIIGGDGPKRVRLEEMREKFSLQDRVEMLGAVPHAQFPYRGILHSHSGSSKLWTVDSKHQSWRCPREPAPEDMVRAVKKAIDMLPGIDPQVMHLRMKKLYSWDDVAKRTEIVYDRAMQSSTTNLLDRLPRYLTCGSWAGKLFCIVMIINYLLWRLLEFLQPAEGIEEVPDIRPLHSQLDSRDDSCEAQEKQI from the exons ATGGACGGAACAAAGCATAGGATTTTGATGGTGTCCGACTTTTTCTTCCCAAACTTCGGTGGAGTGGAAAGCCATATCTACTACCTATCACAATGTCTGCTTAAGCTTGGCCATAAG GTTGTCGTCATGACGCATGCGTATGGAAACCGATCTGGAGTACGATATGTCACAAATGGTTTAAAGGTTTATTATGTACCATGGAGGCCATTCCTCATGCAGAATACACTGCCTACATTATTTTTGACATTGCCGATTGTAAGGACCATTATTATTCGAGAGAAGATTTCTGTTGTGCATGGACATCAGGCCTTCTCAACCCTGTGTCATGAAGCATTGATGCATGCTAGAACAATGGGGTACAAAGTTGTCTTCACAGATCACTCACTTTATGGTTTTGCTGATGCTGGAAGCATTCACATGAATAAGGTGCTGCAGTTTACTCTTGCAGATATTGATCAGGCTATATGTGTTTCTCATACAAGCAAAGAGAATACTGTCTTGAGGTCTGGGATATCTCCCGAGAAGGTTTTCATGGTTCCTAATGCCGTTGATACAGCAATGTTTACTCCATCGCCCAAGCGCTTAAGTTGTGATGAAATAGTTATTGTTGTGATCAGTAGACTAGTATATAGGAAAGGTGCAGACCTTCTTGTGGAAGTCATTCCAGATGTGTGTCGTCTATTTCCAAAG GTTCGCTTTATTATTGGGGGTGATGGACCAAAACGTGTGCGACTTGAAGAGATGAGGGAGAAGTTTTCCCTTCAGGATAGAGTTGAGATGTTAGGAGCTGTGCCTCATGCTCAG tTCCCTTACAGAGGCATTTTGCATAGCCATTCTGGAAGCAGCAAGCTGTGGACTGTTGACAGTAAGCACCAGAGTTGGAGGTGTCCCAGAG AACCAGCTCCAGAAGATATGGTAAGAGCAGTCAAGAAAGCTATCGACATGCTACCTGGCATAGATCCCCAAGTTATGCATCTTCGG ATGAAAAAACTTTATAGTTGGGATGATGTGGCCAAAAGAACAGAGATTGTTTATGATCGTGCAATGCAGTCATCAACAACAAATTTGCTAGACCGCCTTCCCCG ATATCTTACCTGTGGATCTTGGGCTGGGAAACTGTTTTGCATAGTTATGATCATCAATTACCTACTATGGCGCCTTCTAGAATTCCTACAG CCTGCTGAAGGTATCGAAGAAGTCCCAGATATACGTCCACTGCACTCTCAGTTGGATTCAAGAGATGATTCATGTGAAGCTCAAGAAAAGCAGATTTAG
- the LOC101773782 gene encoding phosphatidylinositol N-acetylglucosaminyltransferase subunit A isoform X1 yields the protein MDGTKHRILMVSDFFFPNFGGVESHIYYLSQCLLKLGHKVVVMTHAYGNRSGVRYVTNGLKVYYVPWRPFLMQNTLPTLFLTLPIVRTIIIREKISVVHGHQAFSTLCHEALMHARTMGYKVVFTDHSLYGFADAGSIHMNKVLQFTLADIDQAICVSHTSKENTVLRSGISPEKVFMVPNAVDTAMFTPSPKRLSCDEIVIVVISRLVYRKGADLLVEVIPDVCRLFPKVRFIIGGDGPKRVRLEEMREKFSLQDRVEMLGAVPHAQVRSVLISGHIFLNSSLTEAFCIAILEAASCGLLTVSTRVGGVPEVLPDDMIVLAEPAPEDMVRAVKKAIDMLPGIDPQVMHLRMKKLYSWDDVAKRTEIVYDRAMQSSTTNLLDRLPRYLTCGSWAGKLFCIVMIINYLLWRLLEFLQPAEGIEEVPDIRPLHSQLDSRDDSCEAQEKQI from the exons ATGGACGGAACAAAGCATAGGATTTTGATGGTGTCCGACTTTTTCTTCCCAAACTTCGGTGGAGTGGAAAGCCATATCTACTACCTATCACAATGTCTGCTTAAGCTTGGCCATAAG GTTGTCGTCATGACGCATGCGTATGGAAACCGATCTGGAGTACGATATGTCACAAATGGTTTAAAGGTTTATTATGTACCATGGAGGCCATTCCTCATGCAGAATACACTGCCTACATTATTTTTGACATTGCCGATTGTAAGGACCATTATTATTCGAGAGAAGATTTCTGTTGTGCATGGACATCAGGCCTTCTCAACCCTGTGTCATGAAGCATTGATGCATGCTAGAACAATGGGGTACAAAGTTGTCTTCACAGATCACTCACTTTATGGTTTTGCTGATGCTGGAAGCATTCACATGAATAAGGTGCTGCAGTTTACTCTTGCAGATATTGATCAGGCTATATGTGTTTCTCATACAAGCAAAGAGAATACTGTCTTGAGGTCTGGGATATCTCCCGAGAAGGTTTTCATGGTTCCTAATGCCGTTGATACAGCAATGTTTACTCCATCGCCCAAGCGCTTAAGTTGTGATGAAATAGTTATTGTTGTGATCAGTAGACTAGTATATAGGAAAGGTGCAGACCTTCTTGTGGAAGTCATTCCAGATGTGTGTCGTCTATTTCCAAAG GTTCGCTTTATTATTGGGGGTGATGGACCAAAACGTGTGCGACTTGAAGAGATGAGGGAGAAGTTTTCCCTTCAGGATAGAGTTGAGATGTTAGGAGCTGTGCCTCATGCTCAGGTGCGATCAGTTCTGATATCTGgtcatatttttttaaacaG tTCCCTTACAGAGGCATTTTGCATAGCCATTCTGGAAGCAGCAAGCTGTGGACTGTTGACAGTAAGCACCAGAGTTGGAGGTGTCCCAGAG gttctTCCTGATGACATGATAGTACTTGCAGAACCAGCTCCAGAAGATATGGTAAGAGCAGTCAAGAAAGCTATCGACATGCTACCTGGCATAGATCCCCAAGTTATGCATCTTCGG ATGAAAAAACTTTATAGTTGGGATGATGTGGCCAAAAGAACAGAGATTGTTTATGATCGTGCAATGCAGTCATCAACAACAAATTTGCTAGACCGCCTTCCCCG ATATCTTACCTGTGGATCTTGGGCTGGGAAACTGTTTTGCATAGTTATGATCATCAATTACCTACTATGGCGCCTTCTAGAATTCCTACAG CCTGCTGAAGGTATCGAAGAAGTCCCAGATATACGTCCACTGCACTCTCAGTTGGATTCAAGAGATGATTCATGTGAAGCTCAAGAAAAGCAGATTTAG